Proteins encoded by one window of Microbacterium testaceum:
- the araA gene encoding L-arabinose isomerase, producing the protein MTRTPLKNDLDGYEVWFVTGSQNLYGEETLKQVAEQSQAVVEGLNGLPVKVVWKPVLKDSDSIRRMALEINGRDDVIGVIAWMHTFSPAKMWISGLDALQKPLLHLHTQANVELPWNDIDFDFMNLNQAAHGDREFGYIQTRLGVSRKTVVGHVSNPAVRQQIEDWERAAAGWTAARTLKLARFGDNMRFVAVTEGDKTEAELRFGVQVNTWGVNELVEAVEAASDADIDALVQEYVDSYDVVDELLPGGARHQSLRDGAAIELGLRSFLEEGGFGAFTTSFEDLGALKQLPGLAVQRLMAEGYGFGAEGDWKTAILVRVANVMGAGLPGGASLMEDYTYDLVPGSERILGAHMLEVSPSLTTKKPRLEIHELGIGGKDDPVRLVFTADAGPALVVAMSDMRDRFRLVANVVENVDAPDLPKLPVGRAVWKPAPDFATSAGCWLAAGAAHHTVMTTAVGIEVFRDFAEIAKTELVVIDDDTTVRGFQSELRWNQAYYRLAQGL; encoded by the coding sequence ATGACTCGCACCCCCCTCAAGAACGACCTCGACGGCTACGAGGTCTGGTTCGTCACCGGCAGCCAGAACCTCTACGGCGAAGAGACGCTGAAGCAGGTCGCCGAGCAGTCGCAGGCCGTCGTCGAGGGCTTGAACGGTCTGCCGGTGAAGGTCGTCTGGAAGCCCGTGCTGAAGGATTCCGACAGCATCCGCCGCATGGCGCTCGAGATCAACGGCCGCGACGACGTCATCGGCGTCATCGCGTGGATGCACACGTTCAGCCCCGCCAAGATGTGGATCTCGGGCCTGGACGCGCTGCAGAAGCCGCTGCTGCACCTGCACACGCAGGCCAACGTCGAGCTGCCGTGGAACGACATCGACTTCGACTTCATGAACCTCAACCAGGCCGCCCACGGCGACCGCGAGTTCGGGTACATCCAGACGCGCCTCGGCGTCTCGCGCAAGACGGTCGTCGGCCACGTGTCGAACCCCGCCGTGCGCCAGCAGATCGAGGACTGGGAGCGCGCCGCAGCCGGCTGGACCGCCGCCCGCACCCTCAAGCTCGCGCGCTTCGGCGACAACATGCGCTTCGTCGCCGTCACCGAGGGCGACAAGACCGAGGCCGAGCTGCGCTTCGGCGTGCAGGTCAACACGTGGGGCGTCAACGAGCTCGTCGAGGCCGTCGAAGCGGCATCGGATGCCGACATCGACGCGCTCGTGCAGGAGTACGTCGACAGCTACGACGTCGTCGACGAACTGCTCCCCGGTGGCGCGCGTCACCAGTCGCTGCGCGACGGCGCGGCGATCGAGCTGGGCCTGCGCTCGTTCCTCGAGGAGGGCGGCTTCGGCGCCTTCACCACCTCGTTCGAAGACCTCGGCGCGCTGAAGCAGCTGCCCGGTCTCGCGGTGCAGCGCCTCATGGCCGAGGGCTACGGCTTCGGCGCCGAGGGCGACTGGAAGACCGCGATCCTCGTGCGCGTCGCCAACGTCATGGGCGCGGGCCTGCCCGGTGGCGCCTCGCTCATGGAGGACTACACCTACGACCTCGTCCCCGGCTCCGAGCGCATCCTCGGAGCGCACATGCTCGAGGTCTCGCCCTCGCTGACCACGAAGAAGCCCCGCCTCGAGATCCACGAGCTGGGCATCGGCGGCAAGGACGACCCGGTGCGCCTGGTCTTCACCGCCGACGCGGGCCCCGCGCTGGTCGTCGCGATGAGCGACATGCGCGACCGCTTCCGTCTGGTGGCGAACGTCGTCGAGAACGTCGACGCGCCCGACCTGCCGAAGCTCCCCGTGGGCCGCGCGGTGTGGAAGCCCGCCCCCGACTTCGCGACCTCGGCCGGCTGCTGGCTCGCCGCCGGCGCCGCCCACCACACCGTCATGACGACGGCCGTGGGCATCGAGGTGTTCCGCGACTTCGCCGAGATCGCCAAGACCGAGCTCGTCGTGATCGACGACGACACCACGGTCCGCGGTTTCCAGAGCGAGCTGCGCTGGAACCAGGCGTACTACCGCCTGGCCCAGGGCCTGTAA
- a CDS encoding SDR family oxidoreductase — MGTPVLTQSAHALVVGATGIAGGALIDRLSDEGWAVTGLSRRPGAERPGVGWRSADLRSLESLRAALGDLSVTHVFFTAWSRQDTEAENIAVNGGMVRDMLAALSDAPVRHVALMTGLKHYLGPFEAYGQGEMPDTPFHEDEPRLDVDNFYYAQEDELFAAARRQGFTWSVHRSHTVLGHAVGNAMNMGLTIAAAAAISRHAGRPLVFPGSETQWNGLTDVTDADLLASQMVWAATHPEGADEAFNTANGDVFRWRWMWPRIAADLGVEAEGFDTAPRPFEQQMADAAPVWAEIVEQHGLVEPDITRVASWWHTDADLGRDIEVMTDMSKSRLAGFTEHHRTRDSFTKLFQRYRAARLIP; from the coding sequence ATGGGAACCCCCGTTTTGACTCAATCCGCGCACGCCCTCGTGGTCGGCGCCACCGGTATCGCCGGCGGCGCCCTGATCGACCGACTCTCCGACGAGGGATGGGCGGTGACCGGCCTTTCCCGTCGGCCGGGTGCGGAGCGTCCGGGTGTCGGATGGCGTTCCGCCGACCTGCGCTCGCTCGAGTCGCTGCGCGCGGCGCTGGGCGACCTGTCCGTCACCCACGTCTTCTTCACCGCGTGGTCGCGGCAGGACACCGAGGCCGAGAACATCGCCGTCAACGGCGGCATGGTCCGCGACATGCTCGCGGCGCTCTCAGACGCTCCGGTGCGTCATGTCGCCCTGATGACCGGGCTCAAGCACTACCTCGGGCCCTTCGAGGCGTACGGCCAGGGCGAGATGCCCGACACCCCGTTCCACGAGGACGAGCCGCGACTCGACGTCGACAACTTCTACTACGCGCAGGAGGACGAGCTGTTCGCCGCCGCCCGCCGTCAGGGCTTCACGTGGTCGGTCCACCGTTCGCACACGGTTCTCGGCCATGCCGTCGGCAACGCGATGAACATGGGGCTCACGATCGCCGCCGCCGCCGCGATCAGCCGGCACGCGGGTCGACCGCTCGTCTTCCCGGGTAGCGAGACCCAGTGGAACGGCCTCACCGATGTGACCGACGCCGACCTGCTCGCGAGCCAGATGGTCTGGGCGGCCACGCACCCCGAGGGCGCTGACGAGGCCTTCAACACCGCGAACGGCGACGTCTTCCGGTGGCGCTGGATGTGGCCGCGCATCGCGGCCGACCTCGGTGTCGAGGCGGAGGGATTCGACACCGCTCCGCGCCCGTTCGAGCAGCAGATGGCCGATGCGGCGCCGGTGTGGGCCGAGATCGTCGAGCAGCACGGACTCGTCGAACCCGACATCACGCGCGTCGCCTCGTGGTGGCACACCGATGCCGATCTCGGGCGCGACATCGAGGTCATGACCGACATGTCGAAGAGCCGCCTCGCGGGCTTCACCGAGCATCACCGCACGCGCGACTCGTTCACGAAGCTCTTCCAGCGGTACCGCGCGGCGCGGCTCATCCCCTGA
- a CDS encoding deoxyguanosinetriphosphate triphosphohydrolase family protein — protein sequence MLPDQITPPAATARREHGNAEHDAVIGNAASRIHPDRDDVHADPWSIDLERIQFSPYFSRLSAVTQVVSPSIGGAPVHNRLTHTLKVSAIARVVALQLNTRSRQAGDGDVCNATVVEAAAYAHDLGHPPFGHLGESTLDRLARDELGLADGFEGNAQTYRILTALDVIENAPRGLNLTAAVRAASAKYPWAPSVDAADVERIGPPRGIRRSPDGAYRVHKYSAYDLDLADLVEARQGVDAEPLRQSVEGAVMDLADDIAYSVHDVDDFYRAGILDHAPIAAEFRGWLDDVLEWRDRDDAEVRAELMPGAGLERLRRKMRRDDPWIADDEAFLAAVSDVDAEMVTDLLARPFDGSLTAERRLAAFTDRWIRRFQESADLRPLDTPRAGPVVLSPWAWHHVEVLKFVHKRFVLSRPDLAIQQRGMSRILARSVRALGEWLDDDLDRARTPRRLRELIALAREQYASLPAERRPSDAEAEKLARSRGIVDYVASLTDSQAFALSEAISGRADRLWALGQRL from the coding sequence TTGCTCCCCGATCAGATCACTCCCCCGGCAGCCACCGCGCGCCGGGAGCACGGAAACGCAGAGCACGATGCCGTCATCGGCAACGCGGCATCCCGGATCCACCCTGACCGCGACGACGTGCACGCCGACCCCTGGTCGATCGACCTCGAGCGCATCCAGTTCTCGCCGTACTTCTCGCGCCTGTCGGCGGTCACGCAGGTGGTCTCCCCCTCGATCGGCGGCGCGCCGGTGCACAACCGCCTGACGCACACCCTCAAGGTCAGCGCGATCGCGCGTGTGGTCGCCCTGCAGCTGAACACCCGCTCGCGCCAGGCCGGCGACGGCGACGTCTGCAACGCCACCGTCGTCGAGGCGGCCGCCTATGCGCACGATCTCGGCCACCCGCCCTTCGGACACCTCGGCGAGTCCACCCTCGACCGCCTCGCCCGCGACGAGCTGGGCCTGGCCGACGGCTTCGAGGGCAACGCCCAGACGTATCGCATCCTCACCGCGCTCGACGTGATCGAGAACGCCCCGCGCGGGCTCAATCTCACCGCCGCCGTGCGCGCGGCCTCGGCGAAGTACCCGTGGGCACCGTCGGTCGACGCCGCCGACGTCGAACGGATCGGCCCGCCCCGCGGCATCCGTCGCTCCCCCGACGGCGCGTACCGCGTGCACAAGTACTCGGCCTACGACCTCGACCTCGCCGATCTCGTCGAAGCGCGGCAGGGAGTGGATGCCGAGCCCCTCCGCCAGAGCGTCGAAGGCGCGGTGATGGACCTCGCCGACGACATCGCCTACTCGGTGCACGACGTGGACGACTTCTACCGAGCGGGGATCCTCGACCACGCTCCCATCGCCGCCGAGTTCCGCGGGTGGCTGGATGACGTCCTCGAGTGGCGCGATCGCGATGACGCCGAGGTCCGCGCCGAGCTCATGCCCGGCGCCGGCCTCGAGCGACTGCGCCGCAAGATGCGCCGCGACGACCCCTGGATCGCCGACGACGAGGCCTTCCTCGCCGCCGTCAGCGACGTGGATGCCGAGATGGTGACCGACCTGCTGGCGCGCCCGTTCGACGGGTCGCTGACGGCGGAGCGTCGTCTCGCCGCCTTCACCGATCGCTGGATCCGCCGGTTCCAGGAGTCGGCGGACCTCCGTCCCCTCGACACCCCGCGCGCGGGGCCCGTCGTGCTGTCACCCTGGGCGTGGCACCACGTCGAAGTGCTGAAGTTCGTGCACAAGAGGTTCGTGCTCAGCCGCCCCGACCTCGCCATCCAGCAGCGCGGAATGAGCCGCATCCTGGCCCGGTCGGTGCGCGCGCTCGGCGAGTGGCTCGACGACGACCTCGACCGCGCCCGCACCCCTCGGCGGCTGCGCGAGCTCATCGCGCTGGCCCGCGAGCAGTACGCGTCCCTTCCCGCCGAGCGTCGCCCCTCGGACGCCGAGGCCGAGAAGCTCGCGCGATCCCGCGGAATCGTGGACTACGTGGCCTCCCTCACCGATTCGCAGGCGTTCGCCCTGTCGGAGGCGATCTCGGGTCGCGCCGACCGGCTCTGGGCACTGGGGCAGCGGCTCTAG
- a CDS encoding alpha/beta fold hydrolase, protein MTLNHIRRGEGSPLLLVHGLGAGWQSWAPILDDLARHREVIAVDLPGFGETPPLSGDVSIATLTDSVADFIREQGLDDVSTVGQSMGGRIVLELARRGVGGDTVALDPGGFWSRRERAVFAATLRPSIVLVRALRAAMPALLGNPVGRTLLLAQLSARPWALARETVLPDVRGLADSPSVGVALDALTKGPLQEGAPAGTVPGRVTIGWGRRDLVTVPKQADRAARLFPDASLHWFERCGHFPQWDAPREATRLILDRTS, encoded by the coding sequence GTGACGCTGAACCACATCCGACGCGGGGAGGGCAGCCCCCTGCTGCTCGTACACGGCTTGGGCGCGGGCTGGCAGTCCTGGGCTCCGATCCTCGACGACTTGGCCCGGCACCGAGAGGTCATCGCCGTCGACCTGCCGGGGTTCGGTGAGACGCCGCCGCTGTCCGGCGACGTCTCCATCGCCACGCTGACCGACTCCGTCGCGGATTTCATCCGCGAGCAGGGACTGGACGACGTGTCCACCGTCGGCCAGTCGATGGGTGGCCGAATCGTGCTCGAGCTCGCGCGGAGGGGAGTCGGCGGAGACACCGTGGCGTTGGACCCCGGCGGCTTCTGGAGTCGACGCGAGCGCGCTGTCTTCGCCGCCACGCTGCGCCCGTCGATCGTGCTGGTCCGCGCGTTGCGGGCCGCGATGCCGGCCTTGCTCGGCAACCCCGTCGGGCGGACGCTGCTTCTGGCGCAGTTGTCGGCGCGCCCCTGGGCCCTCGCGCGCGAGACCGTACTGCCGGACGTGCGCGGACTGGCCGATTCCCCCTCGGTCGGAGTTGCCCTGGACGCCCTCACCAAAGGCCCCCTGCAAGAGGGTGCCCCCGCGGGCACGGTACCCGGCCGGGTCACCATCGGATGGGGCCGGCGCGATCTGGTGACCGTGCCGAAACAAGCTGATCGCGCCGCGCGACTCTTCCCGGACGCCTCGCTCCACTGGTTCGAACGATGCGGCCACTTCCCGCAATGGGACGCTCCCCGCGAAGCGACACGTCTCATCCTCGACCGCACCAGCTGA
- a CDS encoding glycoside hydrolase family 3 N-terminal domain-containing protein, whose protein sequence is MTIQNTDVGAARVSGTSPRVRALVAEMTLDEKLAQLVGYWVDQGDEVVAPLSGEKVTTTAYADATVHGLGHLTRVYGTRPVDPVARAQWLWGEQRRLQTETRLGIPALVHEECLTGFAAWKAATFPTPLAWGASFDPDAVGLMASAIGRSMREVGVHQGLAPVLDVVRDARWGRVDECIAEDPYVVGTIGTAYVRGLQEAGVHATLKHFVGYSASRAGRNHAPVSAGQRELQDVFLPPFEMAVRDGGVRSVMNSYTEIDGVPVASSPELLTDLLRRRWGFDGTVVSDYFAVEFLRSMHGIAADRGEAAQLALEAGIDVELPGPDAYPYLAERVASGALPESVVDRAVARVLAEKEDLGLLDADFSEAPATVDLDDAEHRALARRLAEESVVLLRNEGVLPLTAPGRIALIGPNADSAEALMGCYSFANHVLAHHPSFPLGFALPTIREALAERFGDVAYAEGCAVEGTDLSGLDAAAALARDAEVAIVVVGDRAGLFGRGTVGEGNDADSLDLPGVQRQLVEAIVATGTPVVLVLLTGRPYALDWALDTAGGPAAVLQAFFPGEEGAPALAALLAGDATPSGRLPVSLPRSAGAQPYSYLHPLLGGPSGVTSTDPTPVRPFGFGLSYTSFERGELRVDGVAAAPSRGDAGVSASGDAAEVRAGDAFTVSARVTNTGARRGADVVQVYAHRAVASVTRPLAQLVAYARVELDPGESAEARFTVPASRLAYSDRALRRVVEAGEVELRLGPSCAAVDEAIALRITGPTYELGVDDARIVEVEVRRE, encoded by the coding sequence ATGACCATCCAGAACACCGACGTCGGTGCTGCCCGGGTATCCGGAACGTCCCCCCGCGTGCGAGCGCTCGTGGCCGAGATGACCCTCGACGAGAAGCTCGCGCAGCTCGTCGGGTACTGGGTCGACCAGGGCGACGAGGTCGTCGCTCCGCTCTCGGGCGAGAAGGTCACCACCACGGCCTACGCCGATGCCACCGTGCACGGGCTCGGCCACCTGACCCGTGTGTACGGCACGCGACCGGTCGACCCGGTCGCGCGCGCCCAGTGGCTGTGGGGCGAACAGCGTCGCCTGCAGACCGAGACGCGCCTCGGCATCCCCGCGCTCGTGCACGAAGAATGCCTCACCGGATTCGCGGCGTGGAAGGCCGCGACCTTCCCCACGCCCCTGGCCTGGGGCGCATCCTTCGATCCGGATGCCGTCGGGCTCATGGCATCCGCGATCGGTCGCTCGATGCGCGAGGTCGGTGTGCATCAGGGGCTCGCTCCGGTGCTCGACGTCGTGCGCGATGCCCGGTGGGGGCGCGTCGACGAGTGCATCGCCGAGGATCCGTACGTCGTGGGCACGATCGGCACGGCGTACGTCCGCGGGCTCCAGGAGGCGGGCGTGCACGCGACACTGAAGCACTTCGTCGGTTACTCGGCCTCGCGCGCCGGGCGCAATCACGCCCCCGTGTCGGCCGGGCAGCGCGAACTGCAGGACGTCTTCCTCCCCCCGTTCGAGATGGCCGTGCGCGACGGCGGCGTGCGCAGCGTCATGAACTCCTACACCGAGATCGACGGGGTGCCCGTCGCATCGAGCCCCGAGCTGCTGACCGACCTCCTCCGCCGCCGGTGGGGTTTCGACGGCACGGTCGTCTCCGATTACTTCGCCGTGGAGTTCCTGCGCTCGATGCACGGGATCGCCGCCGACCGCGGCGAGGCCGCACAGCTCGCCCTCGAGGCCGGGATCGACGTCGAGCTTCCGGGGCCCGACGCCTACCCGTATCTGGCCGAGCGGGTGGCATCCGGCGCCCTTCCCGAGTCCGTGGTCGACCGGGCGGTCGCGCGCGTGCTCGCCGAGAAGGAAGATCTCGGGCTGCTGGATGCCGACTTCTCCGAGGCCCCGGCCACGGTGGACCTCGACGACGCCGAGCATCGCGCACTGGCCCGCCGCCTGGCCGAGGAGTCGGTCGTCCTCCTGCGCAACGAGGGCGTCCTGCCCCTCACCGCCCCGGGCCGGATCGCCCTGATCGGCCCGAACGCCGACAGCGCCGAGGCGCTCATGGGCTGCTACTCGTTCGCGAACCACGTGCTCGCGCACCACCCGAGCTTCCCGCTCGGCTTCGCGCTGCCCACCATCAGGGAGGCGCTCGCCGAGCGCTTCGGCGACGTCGCCTATGCCGAGGGATGCGCGGTTGAGGGCACCGACCTCTCGGGCCTGGATGCCGCGGCCGCCCTCGCCCGCGACGCCGAGGTCGCGATCGTCGTCGTCGGCGACCGCGCCGGGCTGTTCGGCCGCGGCACCGTGGGCGAAGGCAACGACGCCGACTCCCTCGACCTGCCCGGCGTGCAGCGTCAGCTCGTCGAGGCGATCGTCGCGACCGGGACCCCCGTCGTGCTGGTGCTGTTGACCGGCCGCCCGTACGCACTCGACTGGGCGCTCGACACCGCGGGCGGCCCCGCGGCGGTGCTGCAGGCGTTCTTCCCCGGCGAAGAGGGGGCGCCCGCGCTCGCCGCTCTGCTGGCGGGGGATGCCACCCCCTCGGGGCGCCTGCCCGTCTCGCTCCCCCGGTCCGCCGGGGCACAGCCGTACTCGTACCTGCACCCCCTGCTCGGTGGTCCCTCGGGGGTCACGAGCACCGACCCGACGCCCGTGCGGCCGTTCGGGTTCGGGTTGTCGTATACCTCGTTCGAGCGGGGGGAGCTGCGGGTGGACGGGGTCGCGGCGGCCCCCTCTCGCGGCGACGCCGGTGTGTCGGCATCCGGAGACGCTGCCGAGGTTCGGGCCGGTGATGCATTCACCGTCTCGGCTCGCGTGACGAACACCGGAGCCCGGCGCGGGGCGGACGTCGTTCAGGTGTACGCGCACCGCGCGGTGGCCAGCGTCACGCGACCGCTCGCGCAGCTCGTGGCGTACGCGCGGGTCGAGCTCGATCCCGGCGAGAGCGCCGAAGCGCGCTTCACCGTGCCCGCGTCGCGTTTGGCGTACAGCGATCGTGCGCTGCGACGCGTCGTCGAGGCGGGCGAGGTGGAGCTGCGGCTGGGACCGTCGTGCGCGGCGGTCGACGAGGCGATTGCTCTGCGGATCACCGGGCCGACGTACGAGCTGGGCGTCGACGACGCGCGGATCGTCGAGGTGGAGGTGCGGAGGGAGTGA
- a CDS encoding carbohydrate ABC transporter permease encodes MTATATLVAPKAPRSSLRSPAGAKRSTSVLVGFVALLLIGMMLAPVVYIILGGFRSNAEITVDPAGFPTTWNWQNYADVLGSPIFWGQVGNSAIAAIATTVFVVALGLMAAYALARYRFRGRGAVFALFTAGLMFPMTVAITPLYILVRNLGLMNSLAGVIVPQIAFALPLTIIILSPFLAAIPSELQEAASIDGLGRLGFFWRMVLPLAVPAVVTVGILAFVNSWNSYMLPLFILNNEAAFTLPLGTQAFASQYSVDTARVLAFTSLSMIPALLFFSVFERRIVGGLTGAVKG; translated from the coding sequence ATGACCGCCACCGCCACCCTCGTGGCCCCCAAGGCCCCGCGCTCGTCGCTGCGCTCCCCCGCCGGGGCGAAGCGCTCCACCTCGGTGCTCGTCGGCTTCGTCGCCCTGCTGCTGATCGGCATGATGCTGGCCCCCGTGGTCTACATCATCCTCGGCGGCTTCCGCTCGAACGCCGAGATCACCGTCGACCCGGCGGGCTTCCCGACCACCTGGAACTGGCAGAACTACGCCGACGTGCTCGGCAGCCCCATCTTCTGGGGCCAGGTCGGCAACTCCGCCATCGCGGCGATCGCCACGACGGTCTTCGTCGTCGCGCTGGGTCTGATGGCGGCCTACGCCCTGGCGCGCTACCGTTTCCGCGGTCGCGGCGCGGTGTTCGCGCTGTTCACCGCGGGCCTGATGTTCCCGATGACCGTGGCCATCACGCCGCTGTACATCCTCGTTCGCAACCTCGGCCTGATGAACTCGCTCGCGGGCGTCATCGTTCCGCAGATCGCGTTCGCCCTGCCGCTGACGATCATCATCCTGTCGCCGTTCCTCGCGGCGATCCCGAGCGAGCTGCAGGAGGCCGCCTCGATCGACGGGCTCGGCCGGCTCGGCTTCTTCTGGCGCATGGTGCTGCCCCTCGCCGTTCCCGCGGTCGTGACCGTCGGCATCCTGGCCTTCGTCAACAGCTGGAACTCGTACATGCTGCCGCTGTTCATCCTCAACAACGAGGCCGCCTTCACGCTGCCTCTCGGCACACAGGCCTTCGCCTCGCAGTACTCCGTCGACACCGCGCGGGTACTGGCATTCACTTCGCTGTCGATGATCCCCGCTCTGCTGTTCTTCAGTGTCTTCGAGCGTCGGATCGTCGGCGGCCTCACCGGCGCCGTGAAGGGCTGA
- a CDS encoding carbohydrate ABC transporter permease: MTTQLAASATDAGSRRPAGEGAQRTPSAGRPPARRRLENWRIRGELAILLGPALVVFVSFVILPVALAAYYGFYKWSGFGTPVDFVGIRNYVTILTDPAFHEALGHNAFIVVGSLVLQGPLALGLALLLNRKMRAQSLIRVLIFVPYVISEVVVGLGWGLMLQSGGALNGALEKIGLGALRADWISDPALAIWTLLIIITWKYIGFAVILFLAGLQGIPEELSEAAAIDGASYWQIQRHIVLPLMGPTIRIWAFLSIIGSLQLFDLVWIIWGQYVASTAGTSTMATYMVANGRNAGSFGYGSAVAVVMFLISLAVALIYQRFVLRRDTAGALTGGIK; this comes from the coding sequence ATGACGACGCAGCTCGCCGCCTCGGCGACCGACGCCGGGTCTCGCCGCCCGGCCGGGGAGGGTGCGCAGCGCACCCCCTCGGCCGGGCGGCCGCCCGCGCGGCGACGGCTCGAGAACTGGCGCATCCGTGGCGAACTCGCGATCCTCCTGGGGCCCGCCCTGGTGGTCTTCGTGTCGTTCGTCATCCTCCCCGTCGCCCTGGCCGCGTACTACGGCTTCTACAAGTGGTCGGGCTTCGGCACTCCGGTCGACTTCGTCGGCATCCGCAACTACGTCACGATCCTCACCGACCCCGCGTTCCACGAGGCCCTCGGCCACAACGCGTTCATCGTGGTCGGCTCTCTCGTCCTGCAGGGGCCCCTCGCCCTCGGACTCGCGCTGCTGCTGAACCGCAAGATGCGGGCGCAGTCGCTCATCCGCGTGCTGATCTTCGTGCCCTACGTCATCTCCGAGGTCGTCGTCGGTCTCGGCTGGGGCCTCATGCTGCAGTCGGGCGGGGCGCTGAACGGGGCTCTTGAGAAGATCGGGCTCGGCGCCCTGCGCGCCGACTGGATCTCCGACCCGGCGCTCGCCATCTGGACGCTGCTGATCATCATCACGTGGAAGTACATCGGCTTCGCGGTGATCCTCTTCCTCGCCGGCCTCCAGGGCATTCCCGAAGAGCTCAGCGAGGCCGCGGCCATCGACGGTGCCTCGTACTGGCAGATCCAGCGCCACATCGTCCTGCCGCTGATGGGTCCGACCATCCGCATCTGGGCGTTCCTGTCGATCATCGGCTCGCTGCAACTGTTCGACCTCGTCTGGATCATCTGGGGCCAGTACGTCGCCTCGACCGCCGGCACCTCGACCATGGCCACCTACATGGTCGCCAACGGCCGCAACGCGGGCAGCTTCGGCTACGGCAGCGCCGTGGCCGTGGTCATGTTCCTCATCTCGCTCGCCGTCGCCCTCATCTACCAGCGCTTCGTGCTGCGGCGCGACACCGCCGGCGCCCTCACCGGAGGCATCAAATGA
- a CDS encoding extracellular solute-binding protein — MNTRKILAGAALAVAGTLALGGCAAGGGSGQNADGSVTLTLWHNSTTGDGKKYWEDTAAAFEAANPGVTIEIQAVQNEEMDGKLQTALNSGDAPDLFMARGGGKLADIVTAGQAMDLTDKISADAKTALGSSLSAFEIDGKNYGMPVAVLPSGIFTSQDLLTAAGVTAAPKTIDELEAANAKIRATGVAPIAVGAKDAWPAAHWYYNFALRACSKDVLDSAAASRSFDDPCWLKAGEDLQSFLATQPFNDGFLTTAAQQGAGSSAGLLANHQAAMELMGAWDPGVIASLTPDEQPLADLGWFPFPEVSGGDGEPGAMMGGVDGYSCWVNAPAQCTDFLNFLVNKENQEAYAKAFQTLPASSEAEGAVTTPALKSVLEAYSKAPYVSVWLDTLYGQNVGNALNVAVVDMFAGKGSPQGIVDAVNAAASR, encoded by the coding sequence ATGAACACGCGCAAGATCCTCGCCGGAGCGGCCCTCGCCGTGGCCGGCACCCTCGCTCTCGGCGGGTGCGCCGCAGGCGGCGGCAGCGGCCAGAACGCCGACGGCAGCGTCACCCTGACGCTCTGGCACAACTCCACCACCGGCGACGGCAAGAAGTACTGGGAAGACACCGCCGCCGCCTTCGAAGCGGCGAACCCGGGCGTCACCATCGAGATCCAGGCCGTGCAGAACGAAGAGATGGACGGCAAGCTCCAGACCGCCCTCAACTCGGGCGACGCCCCCGACCTGTTCATGGCCCGCGGCGGCGGCAAGCTCGCCGACATCGTCACCGCCGGCCAGGCCATGGACCTGACCGACAAGATCTCGGCCGACGCCAAGACCGCGCTGGGCTCCTCGCTGTCGGCGTTCGAGATCGACGGCAAGAACTACGGCATGCCCGTCGCCGTGCTCCCCTCCGGCATCTTCACCTCTCAAGACCTGCTCACCGCCGCCGGCGTCACCGCGGCGCCGAAGACCATCGACGAGCTCGAGGCGGCCAACGCCAAGATCAGGGCGACCGGTGTCGCCCCGATCGCCGTCGGCGCGAAGGACGCCTGGCCCGCCGCCCACTGGTACTACAACTTCGCGCTGCGCGCCTGCTCGAAGGACGTGCTCGACTCGGCCGCCGCGAGCCGCAGCTTCGACGACCCGTGCTGGCTGAAGGCCGGCGAAGACCTGCAGTCGTTCCTCGCCACCCAGCCCTTCAACGACGGCTTCCTCACCACCGCCGCCCAGCAGGGCGCCGGTTCGTCGGCGGGTCTGCTGGCCAACCACCAGGCCGCCATGGAGCTCATGGGCGCGTGGGACCCGGGCGTGATCGCCTCACTGACCCCCGACGAGCAGCCCCTGGCCGACCTTGGCTGGTTCCCCTTCCCCGAGGTCTCGGGCGGCGACGGCGAGCCGGGCGCCATGATGGGCGGCGTCGACGGCTACTCGTGCTGGGTCAACGCTCCCGCGCAGTGCACCGACTTCTTGAACTTCCTCGTGAACAAGGAGAACCAGGAGGCCTACGCGAAGGCGTTCCAGACCCTCCCCGCCTCGAGCGAGGCCGAGGGAGCGGTGACGACGCCCGCGCTGAAGTCGGTGCTCGAGGCCTACTCGAAGGCGCCCTACGTCTCGGTGTGGCTCGACACCCTCTACGGCCAGAACGTCGGCAACGCGCTGAACGTCGCCGTCGTCGACATGTTCGCCGGCAAGGGTTCGCCGCAGGGCATCGTCGACGCCGTCAACGCCGCCGCCTCCCGCTGA